From a region of the Candidatus Brocadia sp. genome:
- a CDS encoding carbonic anhydrase family protein produces the protein MKIFQYILITPVFVFLPLLASAFQPAVAAEHTSSPHWDYEGDLGPDHWDKLVLEQWHCKIGDMQSPIGISVTEKAKLDEIVFHYYPVPLKIINNGHTIQINYEKGSFITIGHKKYDLVQFHFHTPSEHVIHGKHYEMEAHLVHKGEHEHIAVVAVLIGEGKENAFIKTLWSNFPKDVGQEHIVHDVKICASQLLPRNTTAYYTYPGSLTTPPCTENVTWLILKTPIEVSAVGLHKFRSLFKYDARPIQHVSGRVVRENN, from the coding sequence ATGAAGATTTTTCAATATATTCTTATCACACCGGTTTTCGTATTCCTTCCATTACTTGCATCTGCCTTTCAGCCCGCTGTTGCCGCTGAGCATACCAGTTCACCCCACTGGGATTACGAAGGCGACCTTGGCCCTGATCATTGGGACAAGCTGGTTCTCGAACAATGGCACTGTAAAATAGGTGATATGCAATCACCGATCGGTATTTCCGTAACGGAAAAGGCCAAACTGGACGAGATTGTCTTTCATTACTACCCAGTCCCTTTGAAGATCATAAACAACGGTCATACCATCCAGATCAACTATGAAAAGGGAAGCTTCATCACGATTGGCCATAAGAAATACGACCTCGTACAGTTTCACTTTCATACGCCGAGTGAACACGTCATACACGGAAAACATTACGAAATGGAGGCGCATCTGGTACACAAGGGGGAACATGAACATATCGCCGTTGTCGCCGTACTCATTGGGGAAGGCAAAGAAAATGCATTCATAAAAACCCTGTGGAGCAACTTTCCGAAAGACGTGGGACAGGAACATATTGTCCATGATGTAAAGATTTGTGCGAGTCAGCTCCTTCCCAGGAATACCACGGCCTATTATACCTATCCTGGTTCGCTCACAACACCGCCGTGTACGGAAAATGTGACCTGGTTAATCCTCAAGACTCCCATTGAGGTATCAGCGGTGGGATTGCATAAGTTTCGTTCATTATTTAAGTATGACGCAAGGCCGATCCAGCATGTGTCGGGCCGTGTAGTCAGGGAAAACAACTAA
- a CDS encoding M28 family peptidase, whose product MLMIFGLMLVMCFDSGVAHDNRTEKGEGQFLTNIRQLTIQGKSAGEGYFSQDGKFLIFQSERDPENPFYQIYMMNLESGDTHRVSSGVGKTTCSFFRANSDEVLFASTHLDPDAKAKQQAEIEFRASGKKRRFTWDYDAHYDIFSTKRDGSALQRLTTAIGYDAEGAYSPDGSKIVFCSLRDAYPTEKLSPENQKRMETNPGYFGDIYLMNADGSDQKRLTTRDGYDGGPFFSPDGERIIWRHFSEDGMLADIYTMKLDGSDVRRLTDFGSMSWAPYYHPSGEYVIFHSNKQGFTNCELFLVDTRGEKEPVRVTFTDRFDGLPVFSPDGKLLAWTSGRTANGDSQLFLADWNHEAAREALKLSGSRPGPQTTETPFSPDMMKQGVGTDPARKQPETGRNETHRFSPEITPDDLRAQVHYLASDELEGRMTGSRGTQMAAHFIAGYFNEIGLKPLGDKGSYFQEFPFVSGSRYIPEQNSLHLIKEGKGTETVSFEVEKDFLPLAFSANGKVEGQVVFAGYGLSVSGNERNRYDSYAGIDVKDKIVLVLHHVPEKVDMKRHLELSRHAGLRYKAMLARERGAKALLIVQGPKSSESGKLIPLSGDKASADSGISVVSISDKVADALFAGSGRNLEAVQAELDVENQQSEGSFPLPLVRVKIAMAVEQIKGADRNVLGFLPPGEGSDSAECIIVGAHYDHIGYGGVDSLAHKGEEGQIHNGADDNASGVSIVLELASSLAEERNKNPKAFKRGIVFALWSGEELGCLGSSYFAAHPKVPLKNVIAYMNFDMVGRLRDNNLIVEGTGSSSAWSRLIEKANVKAGFQLKLLHDPYQPSDVASFYPKGIPVIHFFTGAHEDYNRPTDDPVTLNYDGMARIAGFSRSLLVDLVQQAERPAYVQVRQQEGQRTENVTRRTSWGTIPDFTVEIKEGIKINTVKKDEPADKAGMKDGDIIVEIAGNKITNLYDYNYLMDIAGFGKPVEVIVLRNGKREKLTIVPVARK is encoded by the coding sequence ATGCTTATGATTTTCGGACTCATGCTTGTGATGTGTTTTGACAGTGGGGTGGCGCATGACAACCGAACCGAAAAGGGGGAAGGGCAATTTTTGACAAACATCAGGCAACTGACCATCCAGGGAAAAAGCGCCGGAGAGGGTTATTTTTCTCAGGATGGAAAATTTTTAATCTTTCAGAGTGAACGTGACCCGGAAAACCCGTTCTACCAGATTTATATGATGAATTTAGAGAGCGGGGATACTCACCGGGTGTCATCGGGCGTAGGGAAGACGACATGTTCCTTTTTCAGGGCAAATTCCGACGAAGTGCTCTTTGCCTCAACGCATCTTGATCCCGACGCAAAAGCAAAACAGCAGGCGGAAATTGAGTTCCGCGCTTCGGGCAAAAAACGCCGTTTCACGTGGGATTATGACGCCCATTACGACATTTTCTCAACGAAACGGGACGGAAGCGCATTACAGCGTTTAACTACCGCAATCGGTTATGATGCAGAGGGTGCCTATTCACCTGACGGTAGTAAAATTGTGTTTTGTTCACTACGGGATGCCTATCCCACCGAAAAGCTTTCGCCAGAAAATCAGAAACGGATGGAAACGAATCCCGGTTATTTTGGTGATATCTATCTGATGAATGCCGATGGCTCTGATCAAAAACGGTTAACCACCAGGGATGGCTATGACGGCGGGCCTTTTTTCAGCCCTGATGGTGAACGGATTATCTGGAGGCATTTCAGTGAAGATGGTATGCTGGCAGATATCTACACGATGAAACTTGATGGATCAGATGTCCGCAGGTTAACCGACTTCGGGTCAATGTCATGGGCCCCGTACTATCATCCATCGGGCGAGTATGTCATCTTTCACTCAAATAAGCAGGGATTCACGAATTGTGAATTATTTCTTGTTGACACCCGTGGGGAAAAAGAGCCTGTGCGTGTGACGTTTACAGACCGGTTTGATGGTTTGCCGGTATTTTCACCCGATGGAAAACTGCTTGCCTGGACTTCCGGGCGCACCGCGAACGGTGATTCTCAATTGTTTCTGGCGGACTGGAATCATGAAGCGGCACGAGAGGCCTTAAAATTATCCGGCAGCAGGCCTGGTCCACAGACAACAGAAACACCTTTTTCTCCCGACATGATGAAGCAGGGTGTCGGGACTGACCCTGCCCGTAAACAGCCAGAAACGGGCAGAAACGAAACGCATCGGTTTTCACCGGAAATTACTCCCGATGACCTTCGTGCGCAGGTGCACTATCTGGCTTCTGACGAATTGGAAGGCAGGATGACCGGTAGCCGGGGCACACAAATGGCCGCTCATTTTATCGCCGGCTATTTTAATGAGATTGGTTTAAAGCCGCTCGGTGATAAGGGCAGCTACTTTCAGGAATTTCCTTTCGTCTCGGGATCAAGATATATCCCCGAACAAAACTCCTTGCACCTGATAAAAGAGGGAAAAGGAACAGAAACGGTATCATTTGAGGTGGAAAAGGATTTTCTCCCCCTGGCGTTCAGCGCCAACGGCAAGGTTGAAGGGCAGGTGGTTTTTGCCGGTTATGGACTGTCCGTTTCAGGAAACGAAAGGAATCGATACGATTCATATGCTGGTATTGACGTAAAGGATAAAATTGTTTTGGTTCTTCACCACGTTCCTGAAAAGGTTGATATGAAAAGACACCTGGAACTCAGCAGACACGCGGGGTTGCGTTATAAGGCAATGCTGGCGCGTGAGCGCGGGGCAAAGGCATTGTTGATTGTTCAGGGGCCGAAGTCTTCCGAGTCAGGAAAATTGATCCCTCTTTCCGGTGATAAGGCGTCCGCGGACTCGGGAATCAGCGTGGTCTCCATCAGCGACAAGGTAGCGGATGCCCTCTTTGCTGGTTCCGGCAGGAATCTTGAAGCTGTTCAAGCGGAATTGGACGTGGAAAATCAGCAGAGTGAGGGGAGTTTTCCCTTGCCACTGGTAAGGGTAAAAATTGCCATGGCGGTTGAACAGATAAAGGGAGCCGACCGTAATGTCCTTGGTTTCTTACCGCCCGGTGAAGGAAGTGATAGCGCTGAGTGTATCATCGTTGGCGCTCATTATGACCATATCGGGTACGGTGGCGTCGATTCGCTGGCGCACAAAGGCGAAGAAGGCCAGATACACAATGGCGCCGATGACAACGCGTCTGGTGTCTCCATCGTACTGGAATTAGCGTCTTCCCTTGCTGAAGAACGAAATAAAAACCCGAAGGCCTTTAAACGCGGAATTGTGTTTGCCCTCTGGTCTGGAGAAGAGCTGGGGTGCCTTGGTTCTTCCTATTTTGCCGCCCACCCAAAGGTACCTCTGAAAAATGTCATTGCCTATATGAATTTTGATATGGTGGGGCGGCTGCGGGATAACAATCTGATTGTCGAAGGCACTGGTTCCTCCAGCGCCTGGAGTCGTCTCATTGAAAAAGCCAATGTAAAGGCTGGATTCCAGCTAAAGCTTCTCCATGACCCATACCAGCCGAGTGATGTTGCTTCATTCTACCCGAAGGGTATCCCGGTAATCCATTTCTTTACCGGTGCGCATGAGGATTATAACCGGCCCACGGATGACCCCGTAACCCTGAATTATGATGGTATGGCGCGAATTGCAGGGTTTTCACGATCCCTGTTGGTTGATTTGGTTCAGCAGGCTGAACGCCCTGCTTACGTGCAGGTAAGACAGCAGGAAGGGCAGAGGACAGAGAACGTCACCAGAAGGACTTCCTGGGGAACGATACCTGACTTTACCGTTGAAATAAAGGAAGGGATAAAGATCAATACCGTAAAAAAGGATGAACCGGCTGATAAGGCGGGCATGAAAGACGGAGATATCATTGTTGAAATTGCCGGGAACAAGATTACGAATCTGTATGATTATAATTATCTGATGGATATCGCGGGGTTTGGTAAACCGGTTGAAGTAATCGTACTTAGAAACGGAAAGCGTGAAAAATTAACCATCGTGCCGGTTGCGCGAAAGTAG
- a CDS encoding lipid-binding SYLF domain-containing protein: MRNILMVNLIVIGLANIAGPVSAGWLPSVSENAKDQDADITHSQVSKVIADFKNHYPYLDIYFEKAHGYAVFPTITKGGLGIGAAHGKGEVYEQGKFIGTADVKQITFGAQFGGQQYSEIIFFKDKATLEDFKASKMKLGAQASAIAATSGVSADAAYSEGVAVTTLAKTGLMYEATIAGQKFTFKPR, translated from the coding sequence ATGAGAAATATACTGATGGTAAATCTTATTGTAATCGGCCTGGCGAACATAGCCGGACCCGTTTCTGCAGGGTGGCTCCCGTCCGTGTCGGAAAATGCGAAGGACCAGGATGCCGATATCACACACTCACAGGTGTCGAAGGTCATTGCTGATTTTAAAAATCACTACCCGTATCTGGATATCTATTTTGAGAAGGCTCACGGTTATGCAGTCTTCCCAACGATAACGAAAGGGGGGCTGGGGATAGGGGCGGCTCATGGCAAGGGAGAGGTCTATGAGCAGGGAAAATTCATTGGCACGGCGGATGTGAAACAGATAACTTTTGGCGCACAATTCGGTGGCCAGCAATACAGTGAGATTATTTTTTTCAAGGATAAGGCCACCCTTGAAGACTTCAAGGCCAGTAAGATGAAATTAGGGGCGCAGGCGTCTGCGATAGCAGCAACCTCAGGGGTTTCAGCAGACGCGGCATACAGTGAAGGCGTGGCAGTTACTACCCTGGCAAAAACGGGTTTAATGTACGAAGCAACGATAGCAGGGCAAAAATTTACCTTTAAACCAAGGTGA
- the ettA gene encoding energy-dependent translational throttle protein EttA, giving the protein MSNQPDKIIYSMYRVSKHYEKKAVLKDISLSYFYGAKIGVLGLNGSGKSSLLRILAGADKDFNGQVTLSPGYTVGFLEQEPHLDDTKTVREIVEEGVQELADLHKEYNRINDQFSEPMSDNEMNKLIERQGEVQGKIDALGAWDLDARLEMAMDALRCPEGNTPVKVLSGGERRRAALCRLLLQEPDILLLDEPTNHLDAETVAWLEHHLQSYEGTVIAVTHDRYFLDNVAGWILELDRGYGIPWKGNYSSWLEQKQQKLQQEEKQETERQKTLQRELEWIRMTPKGRHAKSKARIKSYESLLDQQGESRIKDLEIYIPAGPRLGNLIIEAEKVTKAYGDRILVDGMTFSLPRGGIVGIIGPNGAGKTTLFRMITNQEKPDAGSIRVGESVKLAYVDQSRTTLDPKKTIWEIISGGRDTIKLGSREVNSRAYVARFNFSGADQQKPVSTLSGGERNRVHLACMLKEGANLLLLDEPTNDLDVNTMRALEDALENFSGCVLVITHDRWFLDRIATHILAFEGDSKVFWFEGNYSDYEADRKRRLGVAADQPHRIKYRHLTRV; this is encoded by the coding sequence ATGAGTAATCAACCGGATAAAATTATCTATTCCATGTACCGTGTAAGCAAACATTATGAAAAGAAAGCCGTATTGAAAGATATCTCCCTTTCGTATTTCTACGGGGCGAAGATCGGAGTACTGGGCTTAAACGGGTCAGGAAAAAGTTCCCTCCTTCGCATCCTTGCCGGAGCAGACAAGGACTTTAACGGACAAGTAACCCTTTCCCCCGGTTACACGGTGGGATTTTTGGAGCAGGAACCTCACCTGGACGATACAAAAACGGTGCGTGAAATAGTAGAAGAAGGGGTGCAGGAATTGGCAGACCTCCACAAGGAGTACAATCGGATCAATGATCAGTTTTCCGAACCGATGTCAGATAACGAGATGAACAAGCTGATAGAGCGGCAGGGGGAAGTACAAGGAAAGATCGATGCGCTGGGCGCATGGGACCTGGATGCCCGCCTGGAAATGGCAATGGATGCCCTGCGTTGCCCTGAGGGGAATACACCGGTAAAGGTGTTGTCCGGAGGAGAACGCCGTCGCGCGGCGTTGTGCAGGTTATTACTCCAAGAACCTGACATTTTGCTGCTGGATGAACCAACGAATCACCTTGACGCAGAAACCGTTGCCTGGCTGGAGCACCATTTGCAAAGTTACGAAGGTACGGTCATCGCCGTGACCCACGATCGTTATTTTCTCGATAACGTGGCAGGCTGGATCCTGGAACTGGACAGGGGGTATGGAATTCCCTGGAAGGGGAATTATTCGTCATGGCTTGAGCAAAAACAACAGAAACTGCAGCAGGAAGAAAAGCAAGAGACCGAACGCCAAAAGACGTTGCAACGTGAGCTTGAATGGATCAGAATGACCCCCAAGGGCAGGCATGCAAAATCGAAGGCGCGGATTAAGTCTTACGAGTCGCTTCTTGACCAGCAGGGTGAAAGCCGAATAAAGGATTTGGAAATCTACATACCAGCCGGACCGCGGCTGGGGAATCTGATCATTGAGGCGGAGAAAGTCACCAAGGCATATGGAGACCGCATCCTCGTGGATGGAATGACGTTTTCTCTGCCGCGCGGTGGGATTGTGGGCATCATTGGCCCGAATGGCGCCGGAAAAACTACGCTCTTCCGTATGATTACCAATCAGGAAAAACCGGATGCCGGCTCCATTCGGGTCGGAGAGTCGGTTAAGCTTGCTTATGTTGACCAGAGCCGCACAACTCTCGATCCCAAAAAGACAATCTGGGAAATAATTTCAGGGGGACGTGACACCATCAAGCTTGGCAGCAGGGAAGTTAATTCACGCGCCTATGTGGCGCGTTTTAATTTTTCCGGCGCCGATCAGCAAAAACCGGTAAGTACGCTGTCGGGGGGAGAGCGAAACCGGGTGCATCTCGCCTGCATGCTAAAGGAAGGAGCCAACCTGCTTCTGCTCGATGAACCTACGAACGATCTCGATGTGAATACCATGCGGGCGCTGGAAGACGCCCTGGAAAATTTCTCCGGTTGCGTGCTGGTGATTACGCATGATCGCTGGTTTTTAGACCGAATTGCCACACATATCCTTGCCTTTGAGGGAGACAGCAAGGTTTTCTGGTTTGAGGGAAACTATTCCGATTATGAGGCAGACAGAAAAAGACGTCTTGGCGTTGCGGCCGATCAACCCCACCGGATAAAATACCGTCATTTGACACGGGTTTGA
- a CDS encoding helix-hairpin-helix domain-containing protein — translation MREAKKLLCAVVFLFAIAFVCQAHTGFCGAQIEGKVNINTATEDQISILPGVGPKLASEVVNYRKINGDFKEVEEIKNVNGVGDKKFEKMKDFIAVEGDTTITSTKVAKGEKVKKGDMK, via the coding sequence ATGCGTGAAGCCAAGAAATTATTATGTGCGGTAGTTTTTTTGTTTGCAATTGCTTTTGTCTGTCAGGCACACACGGGTTTTTGTGGAGCGCAGATCGAGGGAAAGGTGAATATCAATACGGCCACCGAAGACCAGATTTCTATCTTGCCGGGTGTTGGTCCAAAATTGGCTTCTGAAGTGGTAAACTATAGAAAAATAAATGGAGATTTCAAGGAAGTGGAAGAGATCAAGAACGTAAATGGTGTGGGTGATAAGAAATTTGAGAAGATGAAAGATTTTATTGCAGTAGAAGGCGATACCACCATTACTTCAACGAAGGTTGCAAAAGGTGAAAAGGTGAAAAAGGGAGACATGAAGTAA
- a CDS encoding cytochrome c family protein encodes MRLNVKFTLSFLAGLFLVTLNVAYASDPREWSPTRKLPETKRPNNILDLPITIPGDVRASQFFSPISCGACHPEIYKMWSGSTHANAWRNPLFQALYQLGKKTAVGESEKKNIESCVRCHVPIGHSSGDENLPSPDDEKGGVICDFCHSVKATSGIGNAPYILSPGNAAAMEGGTKYGPFDDCPETIHQSKFSELHTRSEFCGGCHDVSHAGNAILIEQTYTEWEQSPYNTGDPKTSVHCQDCHMRQRPGFPSTGSTERPDNPGFASPEIMGGKKRPHIWTHYFVGGSTNPVSLPSGADINKQLATDRLKNAATLELSLAPGYKKGDVLNFDVIIKNTGAGHYLPTGLTELRQMWLSVSITDAEGKQLYQSGKVNEKGVIDPNTSVYHTVFGDKDGKPTLHVWSATQILSDNRVPPKGQKTESFTCLIPQDAKSPLRLTAVLNYRSAPQEVVDALLGDKSVKFPIVDMAEISKEISL; translated from the coding sequence ATGCGTTTAAATGTTAAATTCACATTATCATTCCTGGCTGGTTTGTTTCTTGTAACTCTGAACGTTGCTTACGCAAGTGATCCCAGGGAATGGTCTCCTACCAGAAAACTCCCTGAGACAAAGAGGCCGAATAATATTCTGGATTTGCCGATCACCATCCCTGGCGATGTAAGGGCAAGTCAGTTTTTTAGCCCGATATCATGCGGGGCTTGTCATCCTGAGATATACAAAATGTGGAGTGGTTCTACCCATGCAAATGCCTGGAGGAATCCACTTTTTCAGGCCCTGTATCAGCTAGGGAAGAAGACTGCAGTAGGGGAGTCGGAGAAAAAAAATATAGAATCCTGTGTGCGCTGTCACGTTCCGATAGGTCATAGTAGCGGAGATGAAAATCTGCCGTCGCCTGATGACGAAAAGGGGGGGGTTATTTGTGATTTTTGCCATTCGGTTAAAGCAACCAGCGGTATTGGAAATGCTCCCTATATACTAAGTCCCGGGAATGCCGCGGCGATGGAAGGCGGCACGAAATATGGCCCTTTCGACGATTGTCCTGAAACAATTCACCAAAGTAAATTTTCGGAACTCCACACCCGATCAGAATTCTGCGGAGGCTGTCATGATGTATCACATGCAGGAAATGCGATTCTTATTGAACAAACCTATACCGAGTGGGAGCAGAGCCCTTATAATACCGGCGATCCAAAAACATCGGTGCACTGTCAGGACTGCCACATGAGGCAGCGTCCTGGTTTTCCCAGTACGGGCAGCACCGAGCGGCCAGACAATCCCGGTTTCGCGTCTCCTGAAATTATGGGTGGAAAAAAGCGTCCGCATATCTGGACACACTACTTTGTTGGTGGGAGCACGAATCCGGTATCACTGCCATCCGGGGCGGATATAAACAAGCAGTTAGCAACAGACCGGCTGAAAAATGCGGCAACCTTGGAGCTTTCGCTCGCGCCGGGATATAAAAAAGGTGATGTGCTCAATTTTGATGTCATAATTAAAAATACGGGAGCTGGACACTATCTACCAACGGGGTTGACTGAATTGCGGCAAATGTGGTTAAGTGTTTCGATAACGGATGCGGAAGGAAAACAGTTGTATCAGAGCGGAAAGGTGAACGAAAAAGGGGTCATTGATCCCAATACCTCAGTTTATCATACCGTCTTTGGTGACAAGGACGGAAAGCCGACACTCCATGTGTGGTCTGCCACACAAATTTTGTCCGATAACCGTGTTCCGCCAAAAGGTCAAAAGACCGAGAGCTTTACCTGCTTGATTCCCCAGGATGCCAAATCGCCGCTCAGGTTAACAGCCGTGCTGAATTACCGAAGCGCACCGCAGGAAGTAGTTGACGCCCTTTTAGGAGATAAATCGGTAAAATTTCCCATCGTTGATATGGCTGAAATATCAAAGGAAATTAGCCTGTAA
- a CDS encoding cobalamin biosynthesis protein gives MNIAVITLTDDGLKTARRIGSGFHPLPSTYVFTKTGEGINAITKNTTDPHIVLFTEPLQHLVNRIFKQYDGLVFIMAMGIVVRVIAHNIQDKYTDPAVVVVDDVGRFVISLLSGHEGGANLLAHRIAAILHTDAVITTGTEAKKDLIIGIGCKKGVSSEAVKQSIFHALHMVNLPLERIRLLATIDIKSEEPGLLQAAEELGIPLRIVSRQEIAVCEKKHDKSNFVKEKIGVWGVCEPTALLSGRKTQLLLKKQKYPGVTVAIAQENFMW, from the coding sequence GTGAACATCGCTGTCATTACCCTAACGGATGATGGGCTAAAAACTGCACGAAGAATTGGTTCGGGTTTTCATCCACTGCCTTCGACCTATGTATTTACAAAAACCGGAGAGGGCATAAATGCCATTACTAAGAATACAACCGATCCGCATATCGTCCTTTTTACCGAACCACTTCAGCATCTGGTAAACCGAATCTTCAAACAATATGACGGCCTTGTCTTTATTATGGCCATGGGGATTGTCGTAAGGGTGATTGCCCACAATATTCAGGATAAATACACCGATCCTGCGGTGGTCGTAGTTGATGATGTGGGGCGTTTTGTCATCAGCTTACTTTCAGGTCATGAAGGGGGCGCCAATCTGCTGGCCCATCGTATCGCTGCCATCCTGCATACCGATGCGGTAATTACTACCGGTACAGAGGCAAAGAAGGATCTTATTATTGGTATTGGTTGTAAAAAAGGGGTCAGTTCAGAGGCCGTGAAACAATCCATTTTTCATGCCCTTCATATGGTCAATCTCCCGTTAGAACGGATCAGACTGCTTGCTACTATTGATATTAAGTCTGAAGAACCAGGTTTATTACAGGCGGCTGAGGAATTAGGGATCCCGTTAAGAATTGTTTCCCGCCAAGAAATTGCAGTATGTGAAAAAAAGCACGATAAATCAAATTTTGTCAAGGAAAAGATAGGGGTATGGGGGGTGTGTGAACCCACGGCCCTTCTTTCGGGGAGGAAGACCCAATTATTACTAAAAAAACAGAAATATCCGGGAGTGACAGTAGCCATTGCTCAGGAAAACTTTATGTGGTAG
- the cobJ gene encoding precorrin-3B C(17)-methyltransferase: MVGIGPGARNEISQRALDALKNSETIVGYKLYVDLVKDIIGTKQVIATAMRKEIERVEIAIQEALSGKTVSIISSGDPGVYGMAGLVLEVIAQKNIELSLEIISGIPAANAAAAVLGAPLMHDYAVISLSDLLTPWETIEKRVKCAAEADYVIVLYNPKSAQREWQIEKTAHIIRQHKPPTTPVGIVKDASRENESVIITTLDKMISCPIDMTTVIIIGNSTTFRYRNYMITKRGYHV; the protein is encoded by the coding sequence GTGGTAGGCATTGGCCCCGGCGCACGGAACGAGATAAGCCAGAGGGCATTAGATGCTCTAAAAAATTCTGAGACGATTGTTGGCTATAAACTCTATGTCGATTTGGTAAAAGACATTATAGGGACGAAACAAGTCATTGCCACTGCGATGCGCAAGGAGATTGAACGCGTAGAAATAGCAATTCAGGAAGCCCTGTCGGGGAAGACGGTATCAATCATCAGCAGTGGTGATCCGGGTGTTTATGGCATGGCAGGACTCGTGCTGGAGGTGATTGCTCAGAAAAACATTGAGTTGTCGCTGGAGATTATTTCAGGCATCCCCGCTGCCAATGCCGCTGCCGCCGTTTTAGGTGCGCCTCTTATGCATGACTATGCCGTTATCAGCCTGAGCGACCTGCTTACACCGTGGGAGACCATTGAAAAACGCGTGAAATGTGCGGCTGAAGCAGATTATGTTATCGTGTTATACAATCCAAAGAGCGCTCAGAGGGAGTGGCAGATTGAGAAAACTGCCCACATCATCCGTCAGCACAAACCACCGACTACCCCCGTAGGCATCGTGAAAGACGCTTCGCGTGAGAATGAATCGGTTATTATTACGACACTTGACAAAATGATTTCCTGTCCGATTGATATGACAACGGTCATTATCATTGGCAACTCGACCACCTTCCGATATCGAAATTATATGATCACAAAGCGTGGATATCACGTGTAA
- the pyk gene encoding pyruvate kinase, with amino-acid sequence MDTFSKTKIVCTIGPACNSPAVMEEMVTAGMSVARLNFSHGTLSDHELNISNIRLTSSRLKKPVAIIQDLSGPKIRIGTLSQESILLKAGNEFTLTNEVIEGEETRVSVTYPLLPSYVFVGDTVLLCDGEIELKVVRKDTTDIVCQVIVGGVLTARKGINIPTRSLPIPSLTEKDKRDLDFGIEHDVDYVALSFVKNADDVLQLKELLREKNKDIPVIAKIEKHEALDHLEDIIKAADAIMVARGDLGVEIPLEQIPLVQKRIIQIANRYCKPVITATQMLESMVNNYRPTRAEITDVANAIFDGSDAVMLSEETAKGRYPVEAVRMLSKIARETEPSVARKTDFETLRFANNPITVPDAISIATCQVAGNLHINVIITPTQTGSTARFISRHRSQHLILAATPSLKTYRRLALVWGVIPMITEPLKNTDDMMKKSIEAAREAGYISEGEKVVITGGVPVWEPGSTNLMRVC; translated from the coding sequence ATGGATACGTTTTCAAAAACAAAAATCGTTTGTACCATAGGTCCTGCGTGCAATTCACCTGCCGTGATGGAAGAGATGGTCACAGCGGGAATGAGTGTAGCTCGACTGAACTTTTCTCACGGCACCTTGTCGGACCATGAGCTCAATATCAGCAATATCCGTCTCACTTCTTCACGACTAAAAAAGCCCGTTGCCATTATCCAGGATTTATCCGGTCCGAAGATTAGAATCGGGACATTATCTCAGGAATCGATCCTCTTAAAAGCCGGTAATGAATTTACCCTAACTAACGAAGTCATTGAAGGAGAAGAAACGAGGGTGTCCGTTACCTATCCTCTTTTACCAAGCTATGTATTCGTCGGAGACACTGTTCTGCTTTGTGACGGCGAAATCGAACTAAAGGTTGTTCGTAAGGATACTACCGATATCGTTTGTCAGGTTATTGTTGGCGGGGTACTAACCGCCCGCAAGGGTATCAACATACCAACGAGAAGTCTGCCTATACCTTCTCTCACCGAGAAGGATAAAAGGGATCTTGATTTCGGGATCGAGCACGATGTGGATTATGTTGCCCTGTCGTTTGTTAAAAATGCCGATGACGTCCTACAACTCAAGGAGCTCTTACGGGAAAAAAACAAAGATATCCCCGTTATTGCCAAGATTGAAAAGCATGAAGCGCTCGATCACCTTGAAGATATTATAAAAGCAGCAGACGCCATCATGGTAGCCCGAGGAGATTTGGGCGTTGAAATACCCCTGGAGCAAATCCCCCTCGTTCAAAAGAGGATCATTCAGATTGCCAACCGGTATTGCAAACCCGTTATTACCGCAACACAAATGCTGGAATCCATGGTCAATAATTACCGGCCTACCCGCGCTGAAATTACTGATGTGGCCAACGCCATTTTTGACGGAAGCGACGCAGTCATGCTGTCAGAAGAAACGGCCAAAGGCAGATATCCCGTGGAAGCGGTTCGGATGCTGTCGAAGATTGCCCGGGAAACAGAGCCGAGTGTAGCCAGGAAAACCGATTTTGAAACATTGCGTTTCGCCAATAACCCCATTACCGTACCCGATGCTATAAGCATTGCTACTTGTCAGGTGGCTGGCAATCTCCATATCAATGTAATTATCACCCCCACACAAACCGGAAGCACGGCGCGATTTATTTCCCGGCATCGTTCCCAGCACCTTATCCTTGCCGCCACCCCGTCCCTGAAGACTTACCGAAGGCTTGCGCTGGTTTGGGGCGTCATTCCCATGATTACAGAACCCTTGAAAAATACCGACGACATGATGAAGAAGAGCATTGAAGCCGCCCGGGAAGCTGGCTATATCAGCGAGGGGGAAAAGGTTGTTATTACCGGCGGCGTCCCGGTCTGGGAACCAGGCTCTACCAATCTCATGAGGGTTTGTTAA